Sequence from the Thermocaproicibacter melissae genome:
GAACCTTGCGAGAAGGCGGAGCACGGCACTGAGATTGTGTTGAAGCTGAAACCCGACACGGACGATGAGAAATACAGCGAGTTTCTTGACCAGTACCGCATTAAGGGCCTCGTGAAGAAGTATTCTGACTATATCCGTTATCCCATCAAGATGGATATGGAGAAAAGCCGTCTGAAAGAAGGCAGCAAAGACGAATACGAAAAGTATACCGAGACCGAGACGCTGAACAGCATGGTTCCGCTTTGGCGCAAGAACAAGAACGAAATCACCCAGGACGAGTACAACGAGTTTTACAAGAGTAAATTCAGCGATTACGAGAACCCTGCCAAATCAATTCACATGTATGTGGAAGGTGCTTCAAACTTCCATGCGCTTTTGTTCATTCCGGCGCATGCTCCGTTCAACTTCTATACCCGCGATTATGAGAAGGGCCTTCAGCTTTATTCCAACGGCGTGCTGATTATGGATAAATGCGCCGACCTTCTACCGGATTATTTCAGCTTTGTGCGCGGCCTCGTCGATTCGCAGGATTTGTCGCTCAATATCTCGAGAGAAATGCTTCAGCATGACCGCCAGCTCAAACTAATTGCCGAGCGTATTGAGAAGAAGATTCGCTCCGAGCTGGAGACAATGCTCAAAAACAAGCGGGAAGAGTATGAGAAGTTCTTCAAGAACTTCGGCCTGCAGCTGAAATACGGCATTTATGAAGATTATGGCATGCACAAGGATGTTCTGAAGGATTTGCTGCTGTTCTATTCCTCCACGGAAAAGAAACTCGTTACCTTGAAGGAATACACGGACCGCATGAAGGAAGATCAGAAATATATTTACTACGCATGCGGCGACACCATCCAGCACATCGACAAGCTGCCGCAGGCTGACGCTGTCCGCGAGCGCGGCTATGAGATTCTCTACATGACCGATCCTGTCGACGAATTCGCAATTTCCATGCTGATGAAATATAACGACAAGGAATTCAAGTCGATTTCCGCTGATGACCTCGGCCTCGAAACAGAAGAGGAAAAGAAGGAAGCGGAGAAAAAGATTGAAGAGAATAAGGACATGCTTGCTTTCATGAAGGATTCCCTCAAAGGCAAGGTCACCGATGTCGTCCTTTCTAAGAAGCTCAAGACTCACCCGGTCTGCATCTCCACAAACGGCATGATTTCCATGGAGATGGAAAAAGTGCTCAACTCTATGCCGAATGTAGATAAGGATCGAGTCAAGACGCAGCGTGTTCTGGAAATCAACGCCAACCATCCGATTTTTGAAAAGCTTTGCAGCCTTTATCAGAACGATAAGGATACGCTCAAGGAGTATGCGTCCCTGCTGTATACGCAGGCTCTGCTGATTGAAGGCGTTCCGATTGATGACCCGGTCGAGTACACCAATCAGATCTGCAAGCTGATGATAAAGTAAATCAATATGAAAAAAAGCTCGGTGCATTACGCACCGAGCCTTTCTTTTATGCAGTTGATTCGTCTTTGACGGTGGAAGATTTGCAGAATTTGTTCATGCAGCATTTTTCACATTTCGGGTTTCGCGCGGTACAAACAGCCCTTCCGTGCAGAACAAGCCGGTGACAGAAGTCGTTAGATTCCTCCGGCGGGAGAACCGCGCGAAGCTGCTTTTCCACCTTTGCGGGGTCTTTGCCTTCGCTCAAGCCGAGCCGTCCGCAGATGCGGATGCAGTGTGTATCCGTTACCACAGCCGGCTTGTGGTAAATATCGCCCACAACAAGGTTGGCGGTTTTGCGCCCGACCCCCGGAAGCTGCGTTAAAGCCTCAATTGTGTCGGGAACAACACCGTTGAATTTCTCTTTGAGCATGCGGCACATTGCCAGAATGTCACGAGCTTTGGTCTTGTAGAGGCCGCAGGAATGAATGTATTCTTCGATTTCTTCCTGCGTGCCGTTGCAGAATGCGTCAAGCGTCGGGAACCGCTTAAAAAGAGCAGGGGTAACGAGGTTAACCCGAGCGTCCGTACATTGTGCGGAAAGCCGGGTTGCAATCAGCAGCTGAAGCGGGTCCTTGTAGTTAAGGGAACAAATGGCGTCCGGATATTCTTTTTTCAACGCCTGCACAGCGAGTGCGGCGCGTTGCTTTTTTGTCATGAGAGTACTCCTTGCGAAACTGTTTTTATCATTTTAGTACAAAAATGGATTCGTTACAAGGCCAAACCTTTTCCGCGCATTTCTTGGGTAAGATTGCACTTTTATGCGCTAAAGGGTATAATATTAGCAAAATCAATTGGGAAAGGAATTGAAAGGCATGTACAGTGATATGATGGATACCATCGGCTATGTTTCTAAGGTCGACCCCGATGTCGGAGCGGCTATGAAGAAGGAACTTGGGCGTCAGCGCGACAATTTGGAGCTGATTGCTTCAGAAAATATAGTTTCTCCTGCGGTTATGGCGGCTATGGGCAGCGTCCTTACCAACAAGTATGCCGAAGGTTACCCGGGCAAACGCTATTACGGCGGCTGCCAGTACGTTGACGTTGTGGAAGAGATCGCCCGCAAACGCGCCTGTGAGCTGTTCGGTGCAGAACATGCCAACGTTCAGCCGCACTCCGGTGCTCAGGCCAACACTGCGGTGTATTTTGCACTTCTCCAGCCCGGCGATACGGTAATGGGAATGAGCCTTTCGGAAGGCGGCCACCTGACACATGGTTCTCCGGTGAATATTTCGGGAAAATATTTCAATTTCGTTCCCTATGGCGTCAGCCCCGAGACAGGCCGCATAGATTACGACAAGGTTTATGAAACCGCTATGAAAGTGAAGCCGAAGATTATTGTTTCCGGTGCAAGTGCTTATCCGAGGATAATCGACTTCAAAAAATTCCGTGAAATCTGCGATGCCTGTGGTGCCATCATGATGGTTGATATGGCGCACATTGCTGGCCTTGTCGCTTCCGGGGATCATCCCAACCCGGTGGAGTGGGCAGACATTGTCACCACCACTACACACAAAACGCTTCGCGGTCCCCGCGGCGGCTTGATTCTTTGCCGAGAGCAGTACGCAAAGGCGATTGACAAGGCAGTTTTCCCAGGTACACAGGGCGGCCCGCTCATGCACATCATCGCCGGCAAGGCAGTTTGCCTCGGTGAGGCTTTGAAGCCTGAATTTAAGGAATACGGCCATCGCATCGTCAAAAACGCGCAGGCACTCGCCAACGGCCTCATGAAGCGCGGCGTCAAGCTGGTAACCGGCGGAACAGACAACCATCTTATGATGATCGACCTGAGCGGTATGGAACTGACCGGAAAAGAACTGGAACAGCGCCTGGATTCCGTCAATATCACTGCCAATAAAAATACGGTTCCGAATGAGAAGCGCAGCCCGTTTGTTACAAGCGGCCTTCGCCTCGGAACTCCGGCTGTTACAACACGCGGCCTGAACGAAGCCGATATGGACAAGATTGCCGAGTGCATCAGCCTCGCGATATTTGACTTTGAAGCATCGAAAGAAAAGATTCATGCAACCGTAAAAGACATTTGCAGCCGTTATCCGCTTTATCAGTAATTTGCGGCGGCTTAGAAGAAAAACAGAGAAGAATTCTTTGGAATTCTTCTCTCAGCCTGTCGAAAAAGTCCAGTGAAAGCTGGGCTTTTTCGTTGTAAAATGGTAAAATATAGACAGGTGATGAAAGATGCTGGAACGGGAAAAACTACGCAGAGATGCAGTGGAATTTGTGAATACAGACCTATTGGTGCCGGGAAATCATCTGCTGCGAAAGATTGACAGCGCGGTAGATTTTAGCCATATTTATGATTTTGTAGAAGATTTGTATTGTGAGGGCAACGGTCGTCCTAGTGTGGACCCGGTCGTCCTGTTTAAGATTGTTCTGATCCAGCATCTGTACGGAATTCCCTCTTTACGCCGGACGATGCAGGAAATCAATATGAATATCGCGTATCGGTGGTTTCTGGGATATACACTGAACGAGGAGCTGCCGCATTTCTCCACTGTGAGTTACAATTTTAAGCACCGGTTCACAGAGGAAACCGTGGAGCAGGTGTTTTCGTGGATTTTGCAGGAGGCAAATTACGCCGGATATTTGGAGCCGGAAGCAGTATTTGTGGATGGGACGCATATCAAAGCAAACGCCAACATCAACAAAAAGATCAAAAAGGCAGTTCCTCAGGCGGCAAAGCGATATGCCTCAGAATTAATGGAAGAGGTTAACGCTGACCGGGAAGATCATGGGAAGAAGCCATTCGACAGTACTCCGAAACCGCCGAAGGAAAAAGAAATCATGGTGTCCAAAACAGACCCGGAAAGCGGGTTGTTCCAAAAGGGAGAACACAAGAAGTGCTTTGCCTACGAAGCACATACGGCCTGCGACAAACACAATTTTGTCCTTGACGTTGAGGTGACTCCGGGAAACGTACATGACAGTGTAGCATTTGACGCGGTCTATGGCAAAGTGACTCAACGGTTTCCTGAAATTGAAACGGTGGTGGCGGACGCCGCATACAAAACGCCGCATATCTGTAAACGGGTGTTTGACGACGGGCGGGTACTTTCCACAGCATACAAGCGGCCAATGACCAAAGCAGGAAATCTGGAATGGTGGAAGTATGTATACGACGAATATTATGACTGTGTGATCTGCCCGGAATATCAGGTTCTGCATTATGCAACAACCAACCGTGAGGGATACCGGGAATACAAAAGCCGGAGTTACATCTGCGAAAAATGTCCATTCC
This genomic interval carries:
- a CDS encoding IS1182 family transposase, which encodes MLEREKLRRDAVEFVNTDLLVPGNHLLRKIDSAVDFSHIYDFVEDLYCEGNGRPSVDPVVLFKIVLIQHLYGIPSLRRTMQEINMNIAYRWFLGYTLNEELPHFSTVSYNFKHRFTEETVEQVFSWILQEANYAGYLEPEAVFVDGTHIKANANINKKIKKAVPQAAKRYASELMEEVNADREDHGKKPFDSTPKPPKEKEIMVSKTDPESGLFQKGEHKKCFAYEAHTACDKHNFVLDVEVTPGNVHDSVAFDAVYGKVTQRFPEIETVVADAAYKTPHICKRVFDDGRVLSTAYKRPMTKAGNLEWWKYVYDEYYDCVICPEYQVLHYATTNREGYREYKSRSYICEKCPFRSRCTESKSCTKTVTRHVWQDYVELAEDIRHTPKYKELYKKRKETIERVFADAKVKYGMRYTLYRGLTQVTNWVKLKFAAMNLKKLAMWKWRDGHPSGFLLILLCLFSYPAYYQENPSFV
- the glyA gene encoding serine hydroxymethyltransferase, with the translated sequence MYSDMMDTIGYVSKVDPDVGAAMKKELGRQRDNLELIASENIVSPAVMAAMGSVLTNKYAEGYPGKRYYGGCQYVDVVEEIARKRACELFGAEHANVQPHSGAQANTAVYFALLQPGDTVMGMSLSEGGHLTHGSPVNISGKYFNFVPYGVSPETGRIDYDKVYETAMKVKPKIIVSGASAYPRIIDFKKFREICDACGAIMMVDMAHIAGLVASGDHPNPVEWADIVTTTTHKTLRGPRGGLILCREQYAKAIDKAVFPGTQGGPLMHIIAGKAVCLGEALKPEFKEYGHRIVKNAQALANGLMKRGVKLVTGGTDNHLMMIDLSGMELTGKELEQRLDSVNITANKNTVPNEKRSPFVTSGLRLGTPAVTTRGLNEADMDKIAECISLAIFDFEASKEKIHATVKDICSRYPLYQ
- the nth gene encoding endonuclease III, with the translated sequence MTKKQRAALAVQALKKEYPDAICSLNYKDPLQLLIATRLSAQCTDARVNLVTPALFKRFPTLDAFCNGTQEEIEEYIHSCGLYKTKARDILAMCRMLKEKFNGVVPDTIEALTQLPGVGRKTANLVVGDIYHKPAVVTDTHCIRICGRLGLSEGKDPAKVEKQLRAVLPPEESNDFCHRLVLHGRAVCTARNPKCEKCCMNKFCKSSTVKDESTA
- the htpG gene encoding molecular chaperone HtpG, which encodes MVLKQFKAESKRLLDLMINSIYTHKEIFLRELISNASDAIDKLYYKALTDGQTGLNRDDFEIRIRLDQANRTITISDNGCGMTKEELETNLGTIAKSGSLNFKKNLEQGKENEDIEIIGQFGVGFYSAFMVAEHVAVSSKAYGSDEAWKWESSGPEGYTVEPCEKAEHGTEIVLKLKPDTDDEKYSEFLDQYRIKGLVKKYSDYIRYPIKMDMEKSRLKEGSKDEYEKYTETETLNSMVPLWRKNKNEITQDEYNEFYKSKFSDYENPAKSIHMYVEGASNFHALLFIPAHAPFNFYTRDYEKGLQLYSNGVLIMDKCADLLPDYFSFVRGLVDSQDLSLNISREMLQHDRQLKLIAERIEKKIRSELETMLKNKREEYEKFFKNFGLQLKYGIYEDYGMHKDVLKDLLLFYSSTEKKLVTLKEYTDRMKEDQKYIYYACGDTIQHIDKLPQADAVRERGYEILYMTDPVDEFAISMLMKYNDKEFKSISADDLGLETEEEKKEAEKKIEENKDMLAFMKDSLKGKVTDVVLSKKLKTHPVCISTNGMISMEMEKVLNSMPNVDKDRVKTQRVLEINANHPIFEKLCSLYQNDKDTLKEYASLLYTQALLIEGVPIDDPVEYTNQICKLMIK